One region of Gemmatimonadaceae bacterium genomic DNA includes:
- a CDS encoding SDR family NAD(P)-dependent oxidoreductase, translating to MAKPIAVVTGASRGIGRAIAQRLAAEFDIVAVARSADQLEALTREIAGAGGSCRAIAIDITDPAAVEASLRGIDAQVLVNNAGVGVLKPLLELTRDQWLRMVNLNFNSLFDVTRAVVPAMVARRSGHVVIIGSITGRSPSVGGTCYAATKAAANSFAESLMLELRDSGVKVSVVNPGSVATSFSERDNSSWALAASDVADAVASILATPPAVLIHRVEIRTLTVPKSR from the coding sequence ATGGCCAAGCCAATCGCCGTCGTCACCGGAGCGTCTCGCGGCATCGGCCGCGCGATCGCCCAGCGGCTGGCCGCCGAGTTTGATATCGTCGCCGTCGCACGCTCGGCGGACCAGCTCGAGGCGTTGACGCGCGAGATTGCGGGGGCGGGTGGATCGTGCCGGGCCATCGCCATCGACATCACAGATCCCGCGGCCGTCGAGGCGTCGCTTCGCGGGATCGACGCGCAAGTCCTGGTGAACAACGCCGGCGTCGGCGTGCTCAAGCCGCTCCTCGAGCTGACGCGCGACCAGTGGCTGCGGATGGTGAACCTCAACTTCAATTCGCTGTTCGACGTCACGCGCGCCGTCGTGCCGGCGATGGTCGCGCGGCGCTCGGGGCACGTGGTGATCATCGGATCGATCACGGGACGAAGCCCGTCGGTGGGCGGAACGTGTTACGCCGCCACGAAAGCCGCGGCCAACAGCTTCGCCGAGTCGTTGATGCTCGAGCTGCGCGACTCCGGGGTGAAGGTCTCGGTGGTGAACCCTGGTTCCGTCGCGACCAGCTTCTCCGAGCGCGACAACTCGAGCTGGGCGCTCGCCGCCAGCGACGTCGCCGACGCGGTCGCGTCGATCCTCGCGACGCCACCGGCGGTGCTGATCCATCGCGTGGAGATTCGGACGTTGACGGTGCCGAAGAGCCGGTAG
- a CDS encoding M28 family peptidase, translating into MKNAGGSPHLARLAASPRPTGGAAVSTARAYCAIELHRLGFVVREEPFEYSAFAGRFGAPSFGALLPLAATIAVATRNGPVADVPWLALGGVVLAIGAAIVLTRGVLGAPVMRKSGVNIEATRGPSPARLWLVAHLDSKSQPVPMLVRVAGVVVMALGLLAVALALVVKPTAAVGALIVAWIGGVPLMLSIVGNRSAGALDNASGVAAVLDAAAALSPALPIGVLITDAEELSLAGARAWARSRAAGVALNCDSVDDDGELTAMFTRRRPDRLLAALTEASAALQEPLRVTRLLPGILTDSVALADAGWETLTLSRGTLRTLLRIHTSRDNLSSMRGVGIEGAARMLARTAARLV; encoded by the coding sequence GTGAAGAACGCGGGCGGGTCACCACACCTCGCCCGGCTCGCCGCCAGTCCGCGTCCGACCGGCGGCGCCGCCGTTTCGACGGCGCGCGCCTACTGCGCCATCGAGCTGCATCGTTTGGGTTTCGTCGTGCGCGAGGAGCCGTTCGAGTACTCCGCCTTTGCCGGACGATTCGGAGCGCCGTCGTTCGGGGCGCTGCTTCCCCTCGCCGCGACGATCGCCGTCGCGACGCGGAACGGACCGGTGGCGGACGTTCCTTGGTTGGCGCTCGGCGGCGTCGTCCTCGCGATCGGGGCGGCGATCGTCTTGACGCGGGGCGTGCTCGGCGCGCCCGTGATGCGGAAGTCGGGAGTGAACATCGAGGCGACCCGAGGACCGTCACCCGCGCGACTCTGGCTCGTCGCGCATCTCGACTCCAAGTCGCAGCCTGTTCCCATGCTCGTGCGCGTAGCCGGCGTCGTCGTGATGGCGCTTGGTCTACTCGCCGTCGCCCTCGCGCTCGTCGTCAAGCCGACTGCTGCCGTCGGCGCGCTGATCGTGGCATGGATCGGTGGCGTGCCGCTCATGCTCTCGATTGTGGGCAACCGCAGCGCGGGAGCGCTCGACAACGCGAGCGGCGTCGCCGCCGTGTTGGACGCCGCGGCCGCGCTGTCACCCGCGCTCCCGATCGGGGTACTGATCACGGACGCCGAGGAGTTGTCGCTGGCCGGGGCGCGCGCGTGGGCGCGCTCGCGAGCCGCGGGCGTCGCGCTCAACTGCGACAGCGTCGACGACGACGGGGAGCTCACGGCGATGTTCACGCGTCGGCGCCCCGATCGACTTCTGGCGGCCCTCACCGAGGCGTCCGCCGCTCTGCAGGAGCCGCTGCGGGTGACGAGGCTGTTGCCGGGAATCCTCACCGACAGCGTCGCGCTCGCCGACGCCGGCTGGGAGACGCTGACACTGAGCCGGGGCACGCTGCGTACGCTTCTTAGGATCCACACGTCGCGCGACAATCTGAGCTCGATGCGCGGCGTAGGGATCGAGGGCGCAGCGCGCATGCTCGCCCGGACCGCCGCAAGGTTGGTGTAA
- a CDS encoding adenylosuccinate synthase → MFSPSHRTVVVVGAQWGDEGKGKLVDVLAERADWVVRYQGGANAGHTVDLGDLSFVLHQIPSGILHKGVRCAIGNGVVLDPEKLFTEIDQLVADGIDVEGRLYVSDRAHLVQPYHKLVDAESGHSKSIGTTGRGIGPAYEDKVARRGIRVLDLRHPGRLRELVEAGVAHANAQLAAFGSPKRAEVNASIDVLSSAAERLLSLAEDVGLVVHRAIKNGAAVLLEGAQGSLLDVDHGTYPFVTSSSTTSGGAATGAGISPRSIDAVLGVVKAYTTRVGAGPLPTEMDTAMGERVRTLGGEFGATTGRPRRCGWFDAVVVRYATRINGLTDVAVTKLDILDTLDRIAVCTGYEYDGDLHTEFPGDVTALDKITPRYEWLDGWLSPTNACRRLAELPPQARAYLDRLQELVETRITYVSVGTRRDQIIGP, encoded by the coding sequence ATGTTCAGCCCGTCCCACCGCACGGTCGTCGTCGTCGGCGCGCAGTGGGGCGATGAAGGGAAGGGAAAGCTCGTCGATGTGCTCGCCGAGCGCGCTGATTGGGTGGTGCGCTATCAGGGCGGCGCCAACGCCGGACACACGGTCGATCTGGGCGACCTGTCGTTCGTGCTTCACCAGATCCCGAGCGGCATTCTACACAAGGGCGTGCGCTGCGCCATCGGCAACGGCGTCGTGCTCGATCCGGAAAAGCTTTTCACGGAGATCGATCAGCTCGTCGCCGACGGCATCGACGTCGAGGGACGCCTCTACGTAAGCGACCGCGCGCACCTCGTGCAGCCGTACCACAAGCTGGTCGACGCCGAGAGCGGCCACTCCAAGTCCATCGGCACCACGGGGCGCGGAATCGGACCGGCGTACGAAGACAAAGTCGCGCGGCGCGGCATCAGGGTCCTCGACCTCAGACATCCGGGCCGGCTGCGCGAGTTGGTCGAAGCCGGGGTAGCGCACGCGAACGCGCAGCTCGCGGCGTTCGGCAGCCCGAAGCGCGCCGAGGTGAACGCGTCGATCGACGTGCTTTCCAGCGCAGCCGAACGGCTCCTCTCGCTCGCCGAGGACGTGGGGCTCGTGGTTCACCGCGCCATCAAGAACGGCGCGGCCGTCTTGCTCGAGGGCGCCCAGGGCTCGCTGCTCGACGTCGACCACGGCACTTATCCGTTCGTGACGTCGAGCAGCACGACTTCCGGTGGTGCGGCGACAGGCGCCGGCATCTCGCCGCGCTCGATCGACGCGGTGCTCGGCGTCGTGAAGGCGTACACGACGCGCGTCGGCGCGGGTCCACTGCCGACGGAGATGGACACCGCGATGGGAGAGCGCGTGCGCACGCTCGGCGGCGAGTTCGGCGCGACGACGGGTCGGCCACGCCGCTGCGGTTGGTTCGACGCGGTGGTCGTGCGCTACGCGACGCGTATCAACGGCCTCACCGACGTCGCCGTCACCAAGCTCGACATTCTGGACACGCTCGACCGGATCGCGGTCTGTACGGGCTACGAATACGACGGCGACCTGCACACGGAATTCCCCGGCGACGTGACGGCGCTCGACAAGATCACGCCGAGGTATGAGTGGCTCGACGGCTGGCTGAGTCCGACGAACGCGTGTCGCCGCCTCGCGGAGCTGCCGCCGCAGGCGCGGGCGTATCTCGATCGTTTGCAGGAGCTCGTCGAGACGCGAATCACGTACGTGAGCGTGGGCACGCGCCGCGATCAGATCATCGGACCTTGA
- a CDS encoding dihydrodipicolinate synthase family protein, with the protein MNKLLEGIHAPVVTTFSPKNGELDFAGFRANIRAHLAAGIHGIVVNGSTGEAALLSGAERNSLIDVARAVVPRDRPLIVGTGAESTRTCIRITKDAAGRGADAVLIVAPHYYGPSMTERALAEHYQRVADESPVPVVLYNIPKYMHYSLPATLVAALARHQNVIGIKDSSGDRQLFASYMPAQSDTFAVLTGNAPMFLDALQMGARGGILAAALFAPTMAIDVLESSRRGERESARSAQARMSPLGTKIIGELGIAGVKAAMDAVGGGLVGGLVRPPLLPLEEPQLKIVSELLRSAELVTA; encoded by the coding sequence ATGAACAAGCTGCTCGAGGGCATTCACGCCCCCGTCGTCACGACCTTCTCTCCGAAGAACGGAGAGCTCGACTTCGCCGGATTCCGCGCGAACATCCGCGCCCACCTCGCCGCCGGGATTCACGGCATCGTCGTCAACGGATCGACGGGCGAAGCCGCCCTGCTCAGCGGCGCAGAACGCAACTCGCTGATCGACGTGGCTCGCGCGGTGGTGCCGCGAGACCGCCCGCTCATCGTCGGAACCGGCGCCGAGTCGACGCGAACTTGCATTCGTATCACCAAAGACGCTGCCGGCCGGGGCGCGGACGCGGTGCTCATCGTCGCGCCGCACTACTACGGGCCCTCGATGACCGAGCGCGCGCTCGCCGAGCACTACCAACGAGTCGCGGACGAGTCGCCCGTTCCGGTCGTGCTGTACAACATTCCCAAGTACATGCACTACTCGCTGCCCGCGACCTTGGTCGCGGCGTTGGCGCGCCACCAGAACGTCATCGGCATCAAGGACAGCTCCGGTGACCGGCAGCTGTTCGCGTCGTATATGCCCGCCCAGTCCGACACGTTCGCCGTGCTCACGGGCAACGCCCCGATGTTTCTCGACGCGCTTCAGATGGGCGCGCGCGGCGGAATCCTCGCGGCGGCTTTGTTCGCGCCGACGATGGCGATCGACGTCCTCGAGTCGTCTCGCCGCGGAGAACGAGAATCGGCGCGGTCGGCGCAAGCGCGAATGTCACCGCTCGGCACGAAGATCATCGGCGAGCTTGGCATCGCGGGCGTGAAAGCGGCCATGGATGCCGTCGGCGGAGGGCTCGTCGGCGGGCTGGTCCGGCCACCGCTGTTGCCGCTCGAGGAGCCCCAACTCAAAATCGTGTCCGAGCTACTGCGCAGTGCGGAGCTCGTCACGGCATAA
- a CDS encoding DUF456 domain-containing protein, with translation MPQLLLVAAILLGLVMIPFGFPGTLVLFAAALCYHLLVPAGGVGLITVVGVGVLMVIAEALEWVLTGRFTRRYGGSRRASWGAIIGGMIGAFVGVPVPIVGSIIGAFAGAFIGAFVAEWSRGSGHGDAARVAWGAFLGRVVAAATKVAIGLVMAVWMVAAALL, from the coding sequence ATGCCGCAACTGCTGCTCGTCGCCGCGATTCTGCTCGGCCTGGTGATGATCCCATTCGGTTTCCCGGGCACGCTCGTGCTGTTCGCGGCGGCGCTGTGCTACCACCTACTCGTGCCCGCGGGCGGCGTCGGTCTGATCACCGTCGTCGGTGTCGGAGTGTTGATGGTGATCGCCGAGGCGCTCGAGTGGGTGCTCACGGGCCGATTCACGCGGCGCTATGGCGGATCGCGACGAGCGTCTTGGGGCGCGATCATCGGCGGAATGATCGGCGCGTTCGTGGGAGTGCCGGTGCCGATCGTCGGCTCGATCATCGGCGCGTTCGCCGGCGCGTTCATCGGCGCGTTCGTCGCTGAGTGGAGCCGCGGCAGCGGACACGGCGACGCTGCACGCGTGGCGTGGGGCGCGTTTCTCGGACGCGTCGTCGCCGCCGCGACCAAGGTCGCCATCGGGCTGGTGATGGCGGTCTGGATGGTCGCGGCGGCGCTTCTCTGA
- a CDS encoding YpdA family putative bacillithiol disulfide reductase produces the protein MADAVDLLIVGGGPCGLAAAISAKRAGLRCVIIEASAVVSTVAHYPTYVRFFSTAEKLALGDLPFIIATEKPTRRDGLAYYRAVVRHFGLPLRQYERVVAIERDGDGFLVRSESRAHGPRATRASAVVVATGYFGSPNYLHVPGEDLPHVTHVFREGHEAFDQTVVVVGGGNSAAEAALDLWRSGARVTLVHFGPTFDKKIKPWVLPDFLNREKEGSIATRWDSRVVRIEPESVTIASRRGEERLPADLVYVMTGFAPNTDLLREVGVPIDSQTGIPSHDANTLETAIPNLFIAGVVVAGYDANKVFIENGRYHGDKIVARLTGARAPAEPKLSAELDT, from the coding sequence ATGGCGGACGCCGTCGATCTCCTGATCGTCGGCGGCGGCCCGTGCGGGCTCGCCGCGGCGATCTCGGCCAAACGCGCCGGTTTGCGGTGCGTGATCATCGAGGCGTCGGCCGTCGTGAGCACGGTCGCGCACTACCCGACGTACGTTCGTTTTTTCTCCACCGCCGAGAAGCTGGCGCTCGGCGATCTGCCATTCATCATCGCGACGGAGAAGCCGACGCGGCGCGACGGGCTGGCCTACTATCGCGCGGTCGTGCGCCACTTCGGTTTGCCGCTGCGGCAATACGAGCGCGTCGTCGCCATCGAGCGCGACGGCGACGGTTTCCTGGTCCGGTCCGAGTCGCGCGCGCATGGACCTCGCGCGACGCGCGCGAGCGCGGTCGTCGTCGCCACAGGCTATTTCGGCTCGCCCAACTACTTGCACGTGCCGGGTGAGGATCTGCCGCACGTGACCCACGTGTTCCGCGAGGGACACGAGGCGTTCGACCAGACGGTCGTCGTCGTGGGTGGCGGCAATTCGGCCGCCGAAGCGGCACTCGACCTCTGGCGCTCCGGCGCGCGCGTTACGCTCGTGCACTTCGGTCCGACGTTCGACAAGAAGATCAAGCCGTGGGTGCTGCCCGACTTCCTGAACCGGGAAAAGGAGGGTAGCATCGCGACGCGCTGGGATTCGCGCGTGGTCCGCATCGAGCCGGAAAGCGTGACGATCGCGTCGCGGCGCGGTGAGGAGCGTCTTCCGGCGGATCTGGTCTACGTGATGACGGGATTCGCTCCGAATACGGACTTGCTTCGCGAGGTGGGTGTCCCGATCGACTCGCAGACGGGGATCCCGTCGCATGACGCCAACACGTTGGAGACCGCGATCCCGAATCTGTTCATCGCGGGCGTGGTCGTGGCGGGGTACGACGCCAACAAGGTGTTCATTGAGAACGGGCGCTACCACGGCGACAAGATCGTCGCGCGTCTGACGGGAGCGCGGGCTCCCGCCGAGCCCAAGCTGAGCGCAGAATTGGATACATAA
- a CDS encoding type IV pilus twitching motility protein PilT, translating into MEKIIKAAVDRGASDLHIKAGDVFRARVHGELVPLTKQALSPDQTRQIALHLMQNEDDKARIDKILDYDCSWAASGIGRFRVNIMRQRGSFSIIMRVIPWEVPTFERLGLPPVLADIAATERGMVLVTGVTGSGKSSTMAALINYINSRESRHILTLENPIEFLHRDNKSSVTQREVGSDTTDFKMGLRAALRQDPDVIMIGEMRDAETVDTAIKAAETGHLLMSTLHTPDAQSTILRIMAMFPPEEQEIIRIRLAESLHAVISQRLLPKKVGKGRAVAAEIMVNTPAIRELMLDGQRIGEIRDFIAAGREQYGMQTFDQCLADLVTNNVVTFETAKAAASNPSDFELQMKMFSGGPAAGGGGGGRATGSHQSVPPPEEEEEEAPPPPLEEALDGLQTGGLDFLAQ; encoded by the coding sequence ATGGAAAAGATCATCAAGGCGGCGGTCGATCGCGGAGCCTCGGATCTACACATCAAGGCCGGCGACGTCTTCCGCGCGCGCGTTCACGGCGAGCTCGTTCCGCTCACGAAGCAGGCGCTGTCGCCGGACCAGACCCGCCAGATCGCGCTGCATCTCATGCAGAACGAGGACGACAAGGCGCGCATCGACAAGATCCTCGACTACGACTGCTCGTGGGCGGCGTCGGGAATCGGGCGCTTTCGCGTGAACATCATGCGCCAGCGCGGATCGTTCTCGATCATCATGCGCGTGATTCCGTGGGAGGTGCCGACGTTCGAACGGCTCGGGCTTCCGCCCGTGCTGGCCGACATCGCCGCCACCGAGCGCGGCATGGTGCTCGTGACGGGCGTGACCGGATCCGGCAAGTCGAGCACGATGGCGGCGCTCATCAACTACATCAACTCGCGCGAGAGCCGACACATCCTCACGCTCGAGAATCCGATCGAATTTTTGCACCGCGACAACAAGTCGTCGGTCACGCAGCGCGAGGTCGGCTCGGACACGACGGACTTCAAGATGGGATTGCGCGCCGCGCTCCGTCAGGATCCGGACGTGATCATGATCGGCGAAATGCGCGACGCCGAGACGGTGGACACGGCGATCAAGGCGGCGGAGACGGGGCACTTGCTCATGTCGACGCTGCACACGCCCGACGCGCAAAGCACGATCCTCCGCATCATGGCGATGTTCCCGCCCGAGGAGCAGGAGATCATCCGCATCCGCCTGGCGGAGTCGCTGCACGCGGTGATCTCGCAGCGTCTGCTTCCGAAAAAGGTCGGCAAGGGACGCGCGGTGGCTGCCGAGATCATGGTCAACACGCCGGCGATCCGCGAGCTGATGCTCGACGGCCAACGCATCGGCGAGATCCGCGACTTCATCGCCGCCGGCCGCGAGCAATACGGCATGCAGACGTTCGATCAGTGCCTCGCCGACCTCGTCACGAACAACGTGGTGACGTTCGAAACGGCGAAGGCCGCGGCGTCCAACCCGTCGGACTTCGAGCTCCAGATGAAGATGTTCTCCGGCGGCCCGGCAGCCGGTGGCGGTGGAGGCGGGCGCGCGACCGGTTCCCACCAGTCCGTTCCCCCGCCCGAAGAGGAGGAGGAGGAAGCACCGCCGCCGCCACTCGAAGAGGCGCTCGACGGACTGCAAACAGGGGGCTTAGACTTCCTGGCACAATGA
- a CDS encoding glycine--tRNA ligase produces the protein MPNQPDVLEKLVSLCKRRGFIFQSSEIYGGAGSVWDYGPLGVELKKNVKDRWWSAMVRARDDIEGLDAAILMHPRVWEASGHVAGFTDPLVDCRNCKKRFRADDPKIKGTPGTPDAQCPACGMKGTLSAPRMFNLMFKTFIGPVEDSASIAYLRPETAQGIYVNFLNVQQSTRQKVPFGIAQIGKAFRNEITPGNFIFRTREFEQMEMQFFVEPGTDMHWFEYWKEQRMEWHKSLGLDPKRLLFHQHTKEELAHYARAAFDIQFDFGGTLDFQEIEGVHNRGDFDLSRHQEFSGKKLEYFDQPNNRRYVPFVVETSVGADRTTLAVLVNGYREEKVEGEEEGRTVLGIHPSLAPIKAGVFPLVKKDGMPEFAEKLAADLRKRFPVFYDESGAIGRRYRRQDEVGTPYCVTIDGQTAEDGTVTVRDRDTLLQDRIAAERVGAIIEERLSA, from the coding sequence ATGCCGAACCAGCCCGACGTTCTCGAAAAGCTCGTTTCGCTCTGCAAGCGCCGCGGATTCATCTTCCAATCGTCGGAGATCTACGGCGGCGCGGGTTCCGTGTGGGACTACGGACCGCTGGGCGTCGAGCTCAAGAAGAACGTCAAGGACCGCTGGTGGAGCGCGATGGTCCGCGCGCGCGACGACATCGAGGGACTCGACGCGGCGATCCTGATGCATCCGCGCGTGTGGGAGGCGAGCGGCCACGTCGCCGGCTTCACCGATCCGCTGGTCGACTGCCGCAATTGCAAGAAGCGATTTCGCGCCGACGACCCGAAGATCAAGGGCACGCCGGGGACGCCCGACGCGCAGTGTCCGGCCTGCGGCATGAAGGGCACGCTTTCCGCTCCGCGAATGTTCAACCTGATGTTCAAGACTTTTATCGGGCCCGTCGAAGACAGCGCTTCCATCGCCTACCTTCGCCCCGAGACGGCGCAGGGCATCTATGTGAATTTTCTGAACGTCCAGCAATCGACGCGTCAGAAGGTTCCGTTCGGCATCGCGCAGATCGGCAAGGCGTTCCGAAACGAGATCACTCCGGGAAACTTCATCTTTCGAACTCGCGAGTTCGAGCAGATGGAGATGCAGTTTTTCGTCGAGCCGGGCACCGACATGCACTGGTTCGAGTACTGGAAAGAGCAGCGCATGGAGTGGCACAAGTCGCTCGGCCTCGATCCGAAGCGGCTGCTCTTTCACCAGCACACCAAGGAAGAGTTGGCGCACTACGCGCGCGCGGCGTTCGACATCCAGTTCGACTTCGGTGGCACGCTCGATTTCCAGGAAATCGAGGGAGTCCACAACCGCGGCGACTTCGACCTCTCGCGGCATCAGGAGTTCTCGGGCAAGAAGCTCGAGTACTTCGACCAGCCCAACAACCGCCGCTACGTGCCGTTCGTCGTCGAGACGTCGGTCGGCGCCGACCGCACGACGCTGGCCGTGCTGGTCAACGGATACCGGGAAGAGAAGGTCGAGGGCGAGGAGGAAGGGCGCACCGTTCTCGGCATCCATCCGTCGCTCGCTCCGATCAAGGCGGGCGTATTCCCGCTCGTGAAGAAGGACGGCATGCCGGAGTTCGCGGAGAAGCTCGCGGCCGACCTGCGCAAGCGCTTCCCGGTCTTCTATGACGAGTCGGGGGCGATCGGCCGCCGCTACCGCCGGCAGGATGAAGTCGGAACGCCATACTGCGTCACCATCGATGGACAGACCGCCGAAGACGGCACGGTCACCGTGCGCGATCGCGACACGCTTCTCCAGGACCGCATCGCCGCCGAACGCGTCGGCGCCATCATCGAGGAGCGTCTGTCGGCGTGA
- a CDS encoding GAF domain-containing sensor histidine kinase gives MNVTTTMSTTTSPPYRAPDGDVGLRELMAAREIVHAFITAERPEEVFQFALDRVSPLIGASFGCVYVVDDGSDLMRLAAVHNWPGRYAKFLSQMRVRLGQGPSGVAAAERRTIEVLDVFQDPTLTDWREVAKELGFRSFVALPLQTPRAVLGTVTFYFTSPNAVGRDTRHLVRMVADQMAATAEKARLIQDLKRANAALTATNNQLEQEYADSVEARRVKDQFLQNISHELRTPLTAVMGYTALLEEGVAGPVTDEQKHTLEQVNAASEHLLTLIGDLLELTALKRGALDLELAELDPRVPMRDAIKAAKGKREGVTLNISEPDIVPPMIGDGRMLSKVIRILLANAYKFTRAGQVRVSLEIGNERAVYFVSDTGIGIPADSMHTIFDEFQQVDGGLTREYGGSGLGLALGRRLARLLHGDITVTSTVGQGSTFRLDVPLRAPRPTPASAH, from the coding sequence GTGAACGTGACGACGACGATGTCGACGACCACGTCCCCCCCCTACCGCGCACCCGACGGGGATGTCGGGCTTCGCGAGCTCATGGCGGCTCGCGAGATCGTCCACGCGTTCATCACTGCCGAGCGGCCCGAAGAAGTTTTTCAGTTTGCGCTCGACCGCGTCAGTCCGCTCATCGGCGCCTCCTTTGGCTGCGTCTACGTCGTAGACGACGGGAGCGACTTGATGCGGCTCGCCGCGGTCCACAATTGGCCCGGGCGCTACGCGAAGTTCCTCAGCCAAATGCGCGTGCGCCTCGGCCAGGGGCCGAGCGGTGTCGCCGCGGCCGAGCGTCGCACGATCGAAGTGCTCGACGTCTTCCAGGATCCGACGCTCACTGATTGGCGAGAAGTCGCGAAGGAGCTGGGGTTCAGGTCGTTCGTCGCGCTGCCGCTCCAGACGCCGCGCGCCGTGCTCGGGACCGTGACGTTCTACTTCACGTCTCCCAACGCCGTGGGACGGGACACGCGTCACTTGGTTCGGATGGTCGCGGATCAAATGGCCGCGACGGCCGAGAAGGCGCGCCTCATCCAGGATCTCAAGCGCGCCAACGCCGCGCTCACGGCCACGAACAATCAGCTCGAGCAGGAATACGCCGACTCGGTCGAGGCGCGGCGGGTGAAAGACCAATTCCTCCAGAACATCTCGCACGAGCTGCGCACCCCGCTCACCGCCGTGATGGGCTACACCGCGCTGCTCGAGGAGGGCGTCGCCGGCCCGGTCACCGATGAACAGAAGCACACGCTCGAGCAGGTGAACGCGGCGAGCGAGCATCTCCTCACCCTCATCGGCGACCTGCTCGAGCTGACCGCGCTCAAGCGCGGAGCGCTGGACCTCGAGCTCGCCGAGCTGGATCCGCGCGTGCCGATGCGCGACGCGATCAAGGCCGCCAAGGGAAAGCGCGAAGGCGTCACGCTGAACATCTCCGAGCCGGACATCGTTCCGCCAATGATCGGCGACGGCCGGATGCTGTCGAAGGTGATTCGCATCCTGCTCGCGAACGCGTACAAGTTCACGCGCGCGGGGCAGGTGCGGGTCTCGCTCGAGATCGGGAACGAGCGGGCCGTCTACTTCGTCAGCGACACGGGCATCGGCATTCCCGCCGACTCCATGCACACGATCTTCGACGAATTCCAGCAGGTGGATGGCGGACTCACCCGTGAGTACGGCGGGTCGGGACTCGGCCTCGCGCTGGGACGGCGTCTCGCCCGGCTCCTGCATGGCGACATCACGGTGACGTCCACCGTTGGACAGGGTTCTACCTTCCGACTCGACGTCCCGCTTCGCGCGCCGCGGCCGACACCCGCCAGCGCTCACTGA